From the Paenibacillus sp. R14(2021) genome, the window TAGACGAGCGCCTGCTGCAGCAGCTTGACCGCTTCTTCGTGCTTGCGGGCAGCGAGCTGCTGCTTTGCGAGCTCCACAAGCGCCAGCACGTACTGCCCGGTCGCCTTGCCTTCCCCGCCTTCCCATGGATGGAATTTGCGCTGAGCAAGCAAGCGGAGCGCATCCTCGTGCTTACGCAGCCGGTTATGCAGCGTTACGTATTCCAAGTACAAGTCGTCTCTCGCTTCGACGAGGGCTGCCCCTCTCTCCAGTCCAGCGAGGCGCGTCTCGGCCGCGACCCCGATCTTCTTGTAGAGCTGATCCAGTTCATACAAGACGCGTGCGTCCGTTGGATCGCAGGCGAACGCTGCTTCCAGCGCCTCTTGCGCGGCAGCCGCATCGCCTCGCTTGTTGAAATAAGCAAGCGCAAGATTGCGGTGCACGACCGAGTAAGTCGGATCGAGGGAACGCGACTGCTCCCACTGCAGGCAAGCTTCCTCATGACGCTTCTTGTCGTAGAGCAGGTTGCCGAGATAGTAGCGGGCTCTGGCATCGCTGCCGTTCGCGGCAATCGCGTATTCCAGCACGGTAAGCTCGAACAGCGTGTTCGGGAAACAATAATCCGGCACGGACCGGCTGCCTGCGGCAAGGCGCTTGGCGGCAGATTCCGCTAGTCCGCTCTTGCCGTAAACATACCCCAGCGCGTAATGAATCATCGGATACGCTTGTTCATTCTCGCTTCCCGACAGCGCGAGCAGAATATCCGCCGCGTCGCCGTAAAGTCCCGCTCCGGCATAATCGGATGCCAGTTCAAGGTAGTTGTGCGCGTCGCCGCGAAGCAGGAATAGGAACTGTTCATACGCTGCTTCAGCCGCTTCGCCTTCTCCAAGCGCATCCAAGGCCAATCTCAGTTCGTAATGGGCGCCGAAATCGGCAACGTCCAGCTGAATCGTCTGCAGCGCAAACGCCTTGGCAGCCTCCGTTCTGCCCAGCTTGCGAAGCAGCGCGGTCTTCAGATTGCGCGACTTGTAGTTGTGCGAGTTCCGAATGAGCGAACGCTCGGCAAGCTCCAGCGCTTCGGCGAACGAACCTTTCTCCGCCGCGATCTGCGCAAGCGAATAGTAGCCGCTGTCCTGCCATGCCGCGGACCAGACGGATTTGTAGAACGCCGCGAACGCCTCCTCGAGACGGCCCTGCATTTTCAAAGCAACGCCGAGCTGATAGTAGGCTTCTCCGTCATAAGGATTCGGGTTGCGCCACGTCACCCGCTTCACTGCCGTGCGGAAATGCTTCTCGCTCTTCGCGAACAGCCCTCTGCGCAGCAGCAGCGTGCCATAAGCGACGTTGATCCGAATGTCGCCCTCGTCCCGCTTCAGCCCTTCGAGATAATAAGCCTCAGGCTCGAAGGTCGCATGACGGTACTGCTCCAAATGAAGGCCCGCCAAGTACAATTCCTCCGTCGTCGCTATCGCGGACGGCTCAGGAAGCGGTTTGGCTGCCTCGGGTACCTGCTCAATATCCGGCTTCTTCGGCGCATATTGCACGAGCACCGTGCCTTGCGCATCCTTAACGGTCAGGACGAGCTGGTAAGCTTTCACGTCCGGATCCAGCTTAATGACGGCATTGAACGTATCCACTGGTGATAACGTCAGCTTCTCCGACAGATACACGCGGCCGTCCGGCCCGGTCAATACAACGGCTGCATCTTGATAAAGCGTCGTTGCATAGACGAGAACCACCGCGCTGCCATCAGCCTCATCGACCTCGAGGTTAACGGCAGCTTCGGTCGTTGCGTTCTTGACGACGCCGATGTTCTTATACGGCATGAAGTATTGCTTGAACGACTTCTCCTCGAACGGCTGCAGCCACGTAAAGTCAGGCTGATTATCCGTGTACACGCCCGTCATCAGCTCGATGTAAGGTCCGTCCTCGTCCGTCAGGTTGCGGTCCCAGGCTTGACCGAATTCCCCATGCCCCCAGGTCCACTGCTTCTTGCCCGGTGAGATATGGTGATTGGCGACATGCAGCAAGCCCGCCTGCACCGAATGGTCGTAGCCGCCGACGAAGTTGTAATCGGACTTGTAGGCCATATAGGAAGTGGGCACCGGAATGTTCTTGTAGCGCGAAATGTCCACGCCCGCGGAATAGTCCATTTTGTAATACGTGCCCGTTGCGATCGGAAACCGTGATACATCGCGTTTGCCGTGATCGAATACCGCGGTTACGTCCGGCGGGAATACCGACTGCGTGTGATCGTTTACGGCAACGGCCGGGTTCGCCCACCAGAGGAACGTCTGCGGCTCCGGTGTCCGGTTGTACAGCTGCGCGGCGATTTCCAGGTATGCCTTGTCCGCGTAAAGCGTGAAGCCGGCCGTTACCTTCGTGCCGTACATCCGGTCGATCTCGCTGACCCATACGGTCGCGCTGCCGTCTTCCTTCTCCTCCAGCCGGTATTCGACCGGTCCGTAGGTGTTCGGACGGTGATGCTGCGGCCAGTTGAACTCGATGCCGCCGGAAATCCACGGACCTGCAAGGCCGACGAGCGCCGGCTTAATGACCTGGTTATAGTAGACAAAATCATAATTGTTTGTACGGTCGACCGCGCGGTAAATACGGCCTCCAAGCTCAGGCATGATTTCGATGCGTAAATAATCGTTTTCAAGAATGACCATGCGGTAAGGTGCCGGCTTCTTCTCATCCTCGATCTTGTCGATGACCGGATGCGGATACACCTTGCCCGAGCTGCCTTGGTAGACGCGTTTCTCCAGAAACATCGGGTTCTTATTCGGCTTACCGACGCCGTAGGTTGGAATCTCCACCGTTTCCTCCCACGCTCTTGCTCTTCCTTCGTTGATCGTCAATGCGTTCACTCCCATCTGATTCGAACACGGTATACGTCAACAATACAGGAGAAGCACACGGTCAACAATTCACGAAATTCGGTTCATGATGGACGATTCACGGATTGTACGCTACACTACATGCATAGTGATTCAAAGGAGGGACGAGAGGCTCCCATGCGAAAAACGGACGGCTTCCAATCCGAGAAAATCATCGTGCTTCCGCCCTACCTGCTGGAGCAGATGACCGCTCATCCACTTATTCGTCCGCTCTATCTGACAGATATCGGATACTTTCCGAGCGCGCTGCATCACTACCGGGAAAGGCCGGAAGGCTGCGACACGCATATCGTCATCTACTGTGCCGGCGGAGCCGGCTGGGTATCCGTGCACGGCGTTGTCCATCAGCTCCAGGAACGAAGCTTAATCGTTATTCCCGCAGATGCGCCGCATGCCTACGGAGCAGGCGACAAGGATCCATGGACGATATACTGGTTTCATTTTCGCGGCGAGCAGGCCGCTGCGTATGCATCCTTGCTTGGCGGAGGGCAGCATCCGCTCATGCTGACCACCAGCGATTCGGACAGGTTCGTTACCTTGTTTCACCAATGCTATGATCTTCTCTCAACCAAATCCTACTCCGCCGCGCATCAGCTGCTCGCCGTGCAAACGGCTGCCTATGCCATGAGCCAGCTCGGTCTCATCTCGGCGGAACGCGGTGATGAGGATCGAAGGAAGCCTTATGTAGAAGCCGCGCTTCAATTCATGACGGTAAGGCTGGAGCATGATCTGACCTTGGATGAGATCGCCAGGCACGCGCAAATATCCAAGCAGCATCTGAATCATCTGTTCAAGGCATCCACCGGCTTCGCGCCGATCGACTATTACCACCGCATGAAGATGCAGCGCGCGAGCCAGCTTCTAGATCTGACGAGCCTCAGCATCAAGGAAATTTGTCTCTCGCTCGGCTACAAGGACCCGTACTACTTCTCGCGTCTGTTCAAGAAGATGATGGGCCTCTCGCCGACGGCCTACCGCAGCAAATTGAAAGGCTAGCAGCCGGCGACAGCATGGCCTGCCGCGCTTATGCAATGGGCTTCGCCAACGCGAAAAAGCCGCGAATGTTCGCGGCTTTTCGTTCGGTTCGGCACTTATGGCGACGAGCCATGCTACTCTTGCAGCTTCTCTTCCGGCTTCCTATGAAAGCTGCGCACGATATCGGTTATATATTTGATCATGACCGAAGCCCCGCCGATAAAATACAGCACGATCAATGTCCAGTGCGTTGGATCGATCGATACCATGGAGAGGATGACGTTCAGCGGCACGATATAATAGAGAATATCCTTTAAGCAGCCAAGGAAAGTCGTTTCGAAGGTCCCTATCCAGAAAGAACGGGCAAACGCGAGCGTGAAATAGAGGATCATAAAACCGAATACGCCCCACATGGTATAGACGATCCAGTCCCCGAGCGAGAGTCCAACATGCATTTCACATCACCACCTCGCTCCACCATATGTGCGCAAAGGTGACATGTTGAAAGATTATTGAAAATAAACGGGAAACAGCCGGCTGCCCGCCTGTTCTACGTTTCTCAAACCATCGGCTTATTTGTTGTGAGCCTGGGTGGCACCCGAGCGCGCGGTTCTCGCAAGGCCGATCAGCAGCAGCAGGACGGGCAGTCCGATCAGATGAATCGGCATCACGTACTTCATCCAGAATTGCGGGAAATAAATTTGCGATTGAATGATGTTCTTCGGCAGCATAGCGATTACGAAGAGGATCGGCGCAGAGACGCATAGCATCCGTTTCCATCGCTTGATTCGGAGCAGCTGTGCGGTACCGTAGCTGGTGGCGAACATATAGATGCTGAGCTTGATGAAGATGCTGAAGATCGTCACGATAACGGCCAATACGTCGATATT encodes:
- a CDS encoding DUF5107 domain-containing protein, giving the protein MGVNALTINEGRARAWEETVEIPTYGVGKPNKNPMFLEKRVYQGSSGKVYPHPVIDKIEDEKKPAPYRMVILENDYLRIEIMPELGGRIYRAVDRTNNYDFVYYNQVIKPALVGLAGPWISGGIEFNWPQHHRPNTYGPVEYRLEEKEDGSATVWVSEIDRMYGTKVTAGFTLYADKAYLEIAAQLYNRTPEPQTFLWWANPAVAVNDHTQSVFPPDVTAVFDHGKRDVSRFPIATGTYYKMDYSAGVDISRYKNIPVPTSYMAYKSDYNFVGGYDHSVQAGLLHVANHHISPGKKQWTWGHGEFGQAWDRNLTDEDGPYIELMTGVYTDNQPDFTWLQPFEEKSFKQYFMPYKNIGVVKNATTEAAVNLEVDEADGSAVVLVYATTLYQDAAVVLTGPDGRVYLSEKLTLSPVDTFNAVIKLDPDVKAYQLVLTVKDAQGTVLVQYAPKKPDIEQVPEAAKPLPEPSAIATTEELYLAGLHLEQYRHATFEPEAYYLEGLKRDEGDIRINVAYGTLLLRRGLFAKSEKHFRTAVKRVTWRNPNPYDGEAYYQLGVALKMQGRLEEAFAAFYKSVWSAAWQDSGYYSLAQIAAEKGSFAEALELAERSLIRNSHNYKSRNLKTALLRKLGRTEAAKAFALQTIQLDVADFGAHYELRLALDALGEGEAAEAAYEQFLFLLRGDAHNYLELASDYAGAGLYGDAADILLALSGSENEQAYPMIHYALGYVYGKSGLAESAAKRLAAGSRSVPDYCFPNTLFELTVLEYAIAANGSDARARYYLGNLLYDKKRHEEACLQWEQSRSLDPTYSVVHRNLALAYFNKRGDAAAAQEALEAAFACDPTDARVLYELDQLYKKIGVAAETRLAGLERGAALVEARDDLYLEYVTLHNRLRKHEDALRLLAQRKFHPWEGGEGKATGQYVLALVELAKQQLAARKHEEAVKLLQQALVYPEHLGEGKLAGAQENNVYYYLGCAYEELGLQEQAEEAFRTASQGLEEPTSAMFYNDQPPDMIYYQGLAWQKLGDQKEASRRFNKLIDYAEKHVFDDVKLDYFAVSLPDFLVFEDDLNKRNEIHCRYMRGLGLLGLDRSDEAAEELAQALRLDGNHLGAVIHLP
- a CDS encoding AraC family transcriptional regulator, whose protein sequence is MRKTDGFQSEKIIVLPPYLLEQMTAHPLIRPLYLTDIGYFPSALHHYRERPEGCDTHIVIYCAGGAGWVSVHGVVHQLQERSLIVIPADAPHAYGAGDKDPWTIYWFHFRGEQAAAYASLLGGGQHPLMLTTSDSDRFVTLFHQCYDLLSTKSYSAAHQLLAVQTAAYAMSQLGLISAERGDEDRRKPYVEAALQFMTVRLEHDLTLDEIARHAQISKQHLNHLFKASTGFAPIDYYHRMKMQRASQLLDLTSLSIKEICLSLGYKDPYYFSRLFKKMMGLSPTAYRSKLKG